In Candidatus Zixiibacteriota bacterium, a genomic segment contains:
- a CDS encoding tetratricopeptide repeat protein: MRIRSLLTILFLVFWAVPLAAQEPSDTVSTGISWFNSLAEAKPLADSSKRQVLLALYTDWCRWCRVMDESTFADPGVIDLEKRLVFVRVDAEIDTATARRFAVWAYPTMVLTNSEGQEVDRVVGYVPPAQFRQTIVDYLEGHGVLWDWEQRARDKPGDPSAAFAQGEIYMRRGDFAKARGQFDQVLTRDPKNSSGRADDALFAMGMMHRREESWYKAIEEFKQIAKKFSKSEWLEDAAIYIPWLYAQAGDTSEALRHYRAFLKDFKGSQEREWVEGRIRQLEPQPAEPTQ; the protein is encoded by the coding sequence GTGCGTATTCGCAGTCTGCTGACAATCCTGTTCCTGGTCTTCTGGGCTGTCCCTCTGGCTGCCCAGGAGCCGTCGGACACGGTTTCGACCGGAATCAGCTGGTTCAATTCGCTTGCGGAGGCCAAACCACTGGCTGACTCCAGCAAACGTCAGGTTCTACTGGCGCTTTACACCGACTGGTGCCGCTGGTGCCGGGTCATGGACGAATCGACCTTCGCCGATCCCGGGGTCATCGACTTGGAGAAGCGACTCGTGTTCGTGCGGGTCGATGCCGAAATCGATACCGCGACGGCGCGGCGTTTTGCCGTCTGGGCCTACCCCACGATGGTGCTGACCAATAGTGAAGGGCAGGAAGTGGACCGCGTCGTGGGGTATGTTCCTCCAGCGCAGTTTCGGCAGACGATCGTAGACTACCTTGAGGGTCATGGTGTCCTGTGGGATTGGGAGCAGCGCGCCCGGGACAAGCCGGGCGACCCGTCCGCCGCATTTGCGCAGGGGGAGATCTACATGCGTCGCGGCGATTTCGCCAAGGCGCGGGGGCAGTTCGATCAGGTGCTGACGCGCGATCCGAAGAACAGCTCCGGACGCGCGGACGACGCTCTCTTTGCGATGGGCATGATGCACCGCCGCGAGGAAAGCTGGTACAAGGCCATTGAGGAGTTCAAGCAGATTGCCAAGAAGTTCTCGAAATCGGAATGGCTCGAGGACGCGGCCATCTACATTCCCTGGCTCTATGCGCAGGCGGGCGACACGTCCGAGGCCCTTCGCCACTACCGGGCATTCCTGAAGGACTTCAAGGGCTCACAGGAACGGGAGTGGGTCGAGGGGCGTATCCGCCAATTGGAGCCCCAGCCCGCTGAACCGACCCAGTGA
- the gcvPB gene encoding aminomethyl-transferring glycine dehydrogenase subunit GcvPB, which yields MRDPDNTTIFDLSAAGTVGVTIPTSQVPAIGPVWALPSELRRVSAPDWPDVSEIEVVRHYTRLSTRNHHIDKNTYPLGSCTMKYNPKINERVASIPGMARLHPESPDSDCQGALQVLWELARDLAEITGMDEVRLQPSAGAQGEMVGLLMARAYHRRRGEDRRRVIIPDSSHGTNPASVTLTGFESVAIKSNDQGLVDPDVLGQVLDETVACIMLTNPNTLGLFERDIVRIAAMAHARGALLYNDGANTNALLGLARAGDMGFDVLHLNLHKTFSTPHGGGGPGAAAVGAKRELIPFLPGPAIVRSVSDGAESYARVAPGPESIGSVHLFFGNFGVLVRAYTYIRSLGPDGLAEVSRDAILAANYLRTLIRDAYDIPHPGPCMHEFVASAARQKKHGVRAGAIAKRLLDFGVHAPTVYFPLIVPEALMIEPTETESRERLDAYAEILLQIAREAETDPELVNSAPHDTPRSRVDEARAGRDLDCG from the coding sequence ATGAGGGATCCGGACAACACGACCATATTCGACCTCTCGGCCGCAGGCACGGTCGGGGTCACGATTCCCACGTCCCAAGTTCCCGCCATCGGCCCGGTATGGGCACTTCCGTCGGAACTGCGCCGCGTGTCCGCGCCCGACTGGCCCGACGTCTCAGAGATCGAAGTCGTGCGCCACTACACGCGATTGTCGACGCGCAACCACCACATTGACAAGAACACCTATCCTCTGGGGTCGTGTACGATGAAGTACAACCCCAAGATCAATGAGCGCGTGGCGTCAATCCCCGGGATGGCGCGGCTGCACCCGGAGAGCCCCGATTCCGACTGCCAGGGGGCGTTACAGGTCCTGTGGGAGTTGGCGCGCGACCTGGCGGAGATCACCGGCATGGATGAGGTGCGCTTGCAGCCCTCCGCCGGGGCGCAGGGAGAAATGGTCGGGCTCTTGATGGCGCGCGCCTATCACCGTCGCCGTGGTGAGGACCGTCGACGCGTGATCATACCCGACTCCTCGCACGGAACCAATCCCGCCTCGGTGACGCTCACCGGCTTCGAATCCGTGGCGATCAAATCGAACGATCAGGGGCTGGTTGACCCGGATGTGCTGGGGCAGGTGCTCGATGAGACCGTGGCCTGCATCATGTTGACGAATCCGAACACGCTCGGGTTGTTCGAGCGCGACATCGTCCGCATTGCCGCCATGGCGCATGCGCGCGGCGCGTTGCTGTACAACGATGGCGCCAATACGAATGCCCTGCTGGGGCTGGCCCGCGCCGGCGACATGGGATTCGATGTCCTGCATTTGAACCTGCACAAGACATTCTCGACACCCCATGGCGGCGGTGGGCCGGGTGCGGCTGCGGTCGGTGCCAAGCGCGAATTGATACCCTTCCTGCCGGGCCCGGCGATCGTCCGATCCGTCTCGGACGGTGCAGAATCGTATGCCCGGGTCGCCCCAGGGCCGGAGTCCATCGGTTCCGTGCACTTGTTCTTCGGCAACTTCGGCGTCCTGGTACGGGCCTACACCTACATTCGTAGCCTGGGGCCGGATGGACTGGCCGAAGTGTCGCGCGATGCGATCCTGGCCGCCAACTATTTGCGTACGCTCATTCGGGATGCCTACGACATCCCCCATCCCGGCCCCTGCATGCACGAGTTCGTTGCCTCGGCCGCGCGTCAGAAGAAGCATGGCGTCCGCGCCGGTGCCATCGCCAAACGGCTCCTCGATTTCGGCGTGCATGCCCCCACGGTCTACTTCCCGCTGATCGTCCCCGAGGCGCTGATGATCGAGCCGACCGAAACGGAGAGTCGGGAGCGGCTCGATGCCTACGCCGAAATCCTGCTACAGATTGCGCGTGAGGCCGAGACCGATCCCGAACTTGTGAACTCTGCGCCCCATGACACCCCGCGTTCGCGGGTCGATGAGGCCCGCGCCGGTCGCGATCTCGATTGCGGCTGA